The genomic interval TTTGAAGTGGCTCCACAGGTACCAAGCTCCTGGTAATAAGCCGGGCTTTGAAGTGGCTCCACAGGTACCAAGCTCCTGGTAATAAGCCGGGCTTTGAAGTGGCTCCACGGGTACCAAGCTCCTGGTAATAAGCCGGGCTTTGAAGTGGCTCCACAGGTACCAAGCTCCTGGTAATAAGCCGGGCTTTGAAGTAGCACCACTTTCTTTATTCATTTTATTGCACCCCTTTCtccaaaatgagagagagagaaagagatttgtCAGAAATCCTTGGAAAGAATCAGTAAGACCTgcatatttttggggggtttatTAACTTTATCCATAAAAGTGGATTCTAAACCCCCATCTTGGAACAGTAAAGAAACAGATGTTTTTTCTAACATTAAGAGGGATTTTACAAAAGCCAACTTCAAGTTCCTCAAATGTGGAACATATCCCACAGATATTCAAGCAACGTCAATTATAAAGAACACACCACTTTTATTCCTACTACCTGTACATActgttactgtacatactgtttgcTATACAGTAGTTCACTTAACACAGTACTACCTTTTAGGCCTTCTTCTATCAAACATCTATTTACATTTCCTAAGGTATCACGTGAATGCAGCCAATTAACTGTCTGTCATTTTGAAACTTTTAGATATGTTAAGGAGCCAATGAGATTTCAGTAGTTCAGAAACACAGACAATAAAGCTTATTCACTGCAACTGTCTGTTATCCAAGCCGTGCCCATTCCTGCTCTAACCATAACATTAGTGGATACCCCTCTGACCCTGACCTGTGTCCAATCTATATCACCTCTGCCCCTCCTGCACCCGCTCAGCATACCCAAACTTTAGACGTGCAGCCCCCTTCCCCCTTCGAAGCCTGCCCACAGGAAGTGTCTCTTTACTGGAGGAAATGGAGGCCAGATGTGGGGGTGTCCCACAGCTTTGGGCAGTGGGGTGAACAGTGCCTCTGTCACAGAAGGGAGGGGATAGTGTCCCTGTTGGAATTTGTGCAATTCATCACTTTGTTAGCTTCTATTCTTTGGGATTGGTCTGAGTGTTATTTAAAAGTATCTGGCATGTGGAAAACAAACAGTAATTGAACGTGCAATCGAGTTTTGCTTCAAGGCTGCCAACGTTTCACACACAAAATATTGCAAGAATAATTGAAAACTCCCTATGTTGAGTCATATCTCACTCACCACCTTCCACAATGTATATTAAATAGGGACTCTGACGGCAAAATGAGTTCTCAGGAAATGAGATATCAAAGCAGTGTGTTTGCAGCCATCGTTAAATCTTAGTGGGTTACACTTTGGAGATCTCTGCTTCACGACTGCTCATTTCTTTTGTTGAATTCGATGTAGACTGAGGTCACAGCTAAAGCATTAGACATTCCTATGGATGTCAGCCATGCTATAATATAGACATGCTCCCTCCCTCACAGCAGTTCCACTGTGTCTTACTCTGATACGCTAGCTGTGAGCTACTTCAGTCCATTTACAAGTAGATTTAGCAGAACTGGTGGGTTCAGAACTATTTCCAGTCAAGTTGTCTTTTCCAGCATTTTTGGTTTCGATggtcacagttttgatgtcttttcATTGTTTGGTGTGTTGACCACCgcaaagaaaagagagagagagagagagagagagtaaaaaagAGAAAATAGTGGCCGAAACATTATGTCACATCCCTGACGAGGAAATGAAATGTGCAACATCAATCAGGCAGAGTAGAGATCAAAGAGCGCCCTACACCCTCCATCTGGTTCTGTTTGGGGAGACTTTTCTCTCCCGGCCTCTCTCCTTCGTTCGTTCCCTTTTTCTTCTCTGAGCGTGGGTCCTTCTTGTTTTTCCTGTCAGGCATTCCACCATGTTACAGAGACAATGACATAGTGACACGCGAGGTAGAACCAGCCAGAGGACGACATCTGCCTGTTCTTAAACACCTCTCCTTTTATATCTGAACTGGAGATTATTCACTGTTTCTCTGATTGAATAAAGGTATCAGGTATAGTCATGCCCTGTCATCACATCTATATATCAAATGATGAAGTAATGTTTGTGTTACTGGGATGTTGGTGTATATATGCATGTCTGTCTATGCAtgtggtgcatgtgtgtgtgtaagggcatgtaggtgtgtatgtgtgtgtgtgcatatgcgcCAGGGTGTGTATATAACCTCATCATGGGATAATATATTTTGCCGTCTCTCTCAGTGGAAATATTTAGGCTAAGTCCTCGTTTGAGCGTGCAGTTCAAACAGGAGAAGTCAGATTTCTTCCCTTTTCCAGACGTCGGCTATCTctggggcgggggggggggggcttccaTACAACACAGGCCATTGTGAGCACGCTTGGCCCCTCTCTAGAAATGtgctgtgtatatgtgtgtttataTCAACCCTGGTATCAATTTTCCATTATTCCATTAGCTCTGAGATATTTATTTTTACGGTGAGGGTGTTCAATGGGATTGTGATTTATAAATAGTTTGATCATTAACAGGCGTCTTGATGACTCCGGAAAGGACACACAAGCTGATTTGTTTAAAGAGCTACATTTGAAATGGACCTTTACATTCCTGAATGGTACACACAACATAATGAATGCATTCTGCCTCCTAACAATGACACCCAATTGTCCAGATGCTGTGCCTCTACACCCTTTGAAAGTAATGTTGTTTGTTTATACTAGGCTTAGACATTGACCAGTGTTTGGTATACATTCAGGAGGTCAGTTTCCCGATGACACCAATGGAATGATTTCAAATCCACAGCCTTTACCGCCCATCTGGGCTGGACAGTGGAAGTCTGACACATGTTAATGATGTATTTATAGGTAAGACAGTAGTAGGTGTTTGTTTATTGTAAGTATCTAGACAAGAAGAAGTTTCTTCAGAGAATAACCCAAACCTCATACTAAATGCACTCAAGTGATTTAATGTCTTAACATTGTATCTGTAGTGCGACACAATTCAATATTCCTGATGTATATTAAGTGCACTTTTAAGTTGGAGGTCGTTCATTGAACTGTTTTGGACTGAAAATCAAACAATAGTTTTATTCTCTGTTGTGGATATGTGCCATATTTGAGAACCTACTGATGGTGGTAGAACTGAAGGCTGTGTTCTTGTTCTGGCACAGAGGATGAAACAAAGGTTCCCAGAGGCACCCCTTAGATTCAGAACCTCTCATTCTTTCCTTTGCTTGAGCTAATTTTGCTATTAGACTTCACTGCTACTCTGGTATGCCAGTTTCCCCTTTAGCCTACTGCTCAGAACACTGCGCCAAGACTCCAGTAAAATAAAAGCATTCTGAAAACACTGTCGCTGATGCTTGTTCTGATTTACAAAACGAATGAAACTGTGGAACTGAATCCAGTGAAACTGTGCCTTTCATCCAGAGTATGGGCAGATGACTCAGTTATGTAGGCTACAGACGAAAGATAACAATAACCTAGTACCATAGTATCTATCCACCTAAAACTACTGACATCTTTAATTATTTGAAGAAAACTGGGAACACTGATGAGGAGTTATAGTATATCATGTATTGTCTGGATTTCAAACGGTAAAGGGAAGCACTTTTGAAGCCTCTCTCTTTTGACTTTCAAGTATTTCCTACGTTCCAAAATCGCAAAGAATTGATGATGGTGTTGAGTTGTGGAGACTTTAGAAGGGAAAAagggtgtgggggaggggaggggaacgaCTTGTTTTGAAAGAAATCTGGAACCTATAAACTTGGACAACTTCTACTAGGAAAAAAAACGCCAGAATATCCCCATCTGATTGGTCAACCCACGTGCCTTTGTCTCCGCCTCAGCCCTTTACCCTTACCAATCACCAAACGCATTCTCTTCCTGTTATGCTTGGCCTGGCTCTGCCTTAGAACCCAGCTGAGCCAATCTGTGGAACAGATGGGTGGGACTTACAAGTTCCATCCTCTTTCTTCTTTAAAAAGCCAGATGCAGGTTGGCTGCTGTCTTACATTGATCTAGGATACTAGATGCAACTGCTGTTCTGAATGTAGCGAGCAAATAGTAGTATTAGATTGTTGTCATGCCTAGGTGTAGGCAACATATGGATTTCCAATTCTGAGAATTGATTATTTTTTCCATTCGCTTTCTCTTGCTAGCAGACCTGGCAGATCACTTCGGGTACTTCTATATACAGGCTTGCCAGAAAAGAGAGAAACTAAAGGGGGCATAGCACATAAGAGGGCCttaaggagagaacagaggagtggGATAGAAAGTGTAGCTGTAGAAACAGGGTTCGGTAGATAGACTGCCATGAGAGAGGATCCGTCAAGCTGTGGTGAATACCCTGAGGGAGGGGTGGTGTCCAGCGAGGAGGAGCCAGACTGTGCTCCAATCAAATACCCTGTGGTGCTGGTAACACCAGGGGCTGGCGGGCGCAAGAGTGTCACCAGGAAAGACAACATTTCATCGCCAACAGAGGACAACAAGTCAACGACAGGAGGGCCTCACAGTCTGATCCCATCAGGACCCAAGAGGCCTAAGAAGAGTCCCCagccctccctgtctcctctccccatcccaggCCAGGCCCTGGAGGACCCTCAGCACCAACGGGTGATCGCCAATGTACGGGAGCGCCAAAGGACGCAGTCCCTGAACGACGCCTTTGCCTCGCTTCGTAAGATCATCCCCACGCTCCCCTCAGACAAGCTGAGCAAGATCCAGATCCTAAAGCTGGCCTCGCGTTACATTGACTTCCTCTACCAGGTCCTGCAGAGCGACGAGATGGATGCCAAGCTGGCCAGCTGTAACTACCTAGCCCACGAGAGACTCAGCTATGCATTCTCGgtgtggaggatggagggggccTGGTCCATGTCCGCTACCCACTAGCCCTGTCACCTACCTCTCtaacaccccctccctcctctcctgccccaGCCAATCTcccatgacctctgacccctgctCTCTGACCCTCATCCTCACATCATCTAACTCTTATCATTCTACACCAGGTATGCACTCCGACTGCCGAGATACaaaccatacaatacatactCAATATTATCTTTCCAAAGCAAAATCTCACTGTTTTATATTGCATGCAAAGAAGTACTAATTGAACTGATCTGCTGAAGGCGATCAGATATAAACATAGGACAACACCTGGTGTTTTATTAGAGTATTGAATGCCATGCTGGACATTTGTCAGAATGAAACGCAGTAACTACTACCAAGTAAGTGAATCACAAGGGAGGGTCATAGGACAACACATCTTAGGTTACCACAATTCTCTTTTTACACTCAAGGTATACAATAACTATTCTACAAGATCAGTTAATTTTGAACATGTATATAAAATAGTAGCTTGATGTATCCCATGATTATCATCAGGACTATGGACCTAATAGGAGGATGTAGAGCTGTTATTTCATACATTTTGTAACACATAGCGTTGAACTCTTACAAATCGCTCCATTACAGTAGGTATCTTCTTTTTATTATCTACACACATACAAATGTCATTTGGACCAGAAATCATGAACATAATCATATGCAACTTCTTCATAGACTTGATGTTATTATCCCATTGTCTCATACATAACTCATTGTATCCCATAGTCTCATACATAACTCATTGTGTCCCATAGTCTCATTGTATCCCATAGTCTCATACATAACTTATTGTATCCCATAGTCTCATACATAACTCATTGTATCCCATAGTCTCATACGTAACTCATTGTGTCCCATAGTCTCATTGTATCCCATAGTCTCATACATAACTTATTGTATCCCATAGTCTCATACATAACTCATTGTATCCCATAGTCTCATACATAACTTATTGTATCCCATAGTCTCATACATAACTCATTGTATCCCATAGTCTCATACACAACTCATTGTATCCCATAGTCTCATACATAACTCATTGTATCCCATAGTCTCATACATAACTCATTGTATCCCATAGTCTCATACATAACTCATTGTATCCCATAGTCTCATACATAACTCATTGTATCCCATAGTCTCATTGTATCCCATAGTCTCATACATAACTCATTGTATCCCATAGTCTCATACATAACTTATTGTATCCCATAGTCTCATACATAACCCATTGTATCCCATAGTCTCATACATAACTCATTGTATCCCATAGTCTCATACATAACCCATTGTATCCCATAGTGTCATACACAACTCATTGTATCCCATAGTCTCATACATAACCCATTGTATCCCATAGTGTCATACATAACCCATTGTATCCCATAGTCTCATATATTTCCTAGACACTGATCTATTCATAACAATCTACATTAGAAGCCAAAAATTCTTGTGGAAAAAGTAACAattccatttatttattttggtgCAAAAACTTTCCTTTGAAATACTTTCCTTTCATTTTGGCTTAAACTTGCTACGTTGCACGAAAATGAGATTGTTTTTGTTGAGCCTTGTCAAGAACTAACTGGTTGTGAGAAACCATGCAGCAGTTAGCTATCAAAGGAGAAGTGATGGCTGTCTTACTGCACTCCCACAAACCACAGAGTTTGATGAAAGTGGTGTCATTGATTCGTCCAGTTCCACCGATCCATGTTGAAGACAAGACGGCTGTCAGACGCCTCATCAGTGGCTGTGCCTCCCTTCACCAGTAGCCACACATTTGGCCTTTGCCATTTGAAACCACTGCTTTACCCACTTCATTCCCAATGCAGGAAAAAACCCGGAACATATCATTTAACTGTCCACAAGATGTACCATTACCATGCTTCTGAGGGAGGTATTATTCATAGTACATTCAGCACAGTGAGTTCCTACAACCTAGCCCACGTTGACAAGTTATTTTCTGTGACATTCACAAATAATACTGTCCTCTAGAAATTGCGTTGGAGGTGAATGAAAGCTACATACCCTTTAAATCGCTTACTTAATACCATGAGAAATGAAAGTGGCCTGTATAGGCGGCTAGATATGAGAAATGCATTCTCAGACAGTGTTTGTTGGGATGGTCATTGTTATGGTTCAGTCTTCAAGCTGACTTTGAAGGAAGACTTTCTTTGCTCCTTTCTCATTAGGGTCCTGCAGTATTCTCCAGTTAGTATGCTTAGCTCTTTCTGTTCATCTTTTGTATTCATATACATGTGAATACAGTATGCACATGTTCTCCCTGCTATTCCGTGTGGTTGCTttggtatgtgtgtttgtatgccaCATAAATACAGATTTTTTTAGGCATCAATGTGTATCCGTGTTTTTCAAGATGGCCGCTATAACTCACCAGTTGTTGCACCTCTGTCAGATGGCTTCCTTATTAATTAAGGAGATCAAATACACATGGGTGTTTTAGCATGCTTTGGTCTCGTCGCTAAAATTATTGCCACACACTTTGGCTTTCGTTTAACCGTCTATTCTACGTTTATACTTATATTTGAGGTTACTTTTGTCTTTTATATGCATGTTTATTGATATTATCCAGTTCCATTTAATAGAAATACCACATTTTACAAGGACATGGTCAACAAAACACCCAGCACTGACCTCCAAACAAAACAGGGGCAGGGAAAATGGACATAAACAGCTTAATACTAAATGGAGTTTTTATGCCCATGACTTTTTCCCCTGGGAGTTGAACCAGTTTAACTGTTAGACAGTGCAGAGTGATTTTGTTAGGCATCATGGACTAATCATTTGTGCTTTCTTCAACACAAAAGGAAATGGAATATTTTTCATTACGTAACACTTGCAGAATGTTTGAAACACGTAGCACTTACAGAATCTtgtgtctgtctccccagcaCCGTACCAAGGCGACTGAGAAGCCTCCACCTGTTGGTCTGCAATCCCTTTGTTTACTGGTTTGGACCTACACCTCTGGACCAACTAAATCAAATATATGAGCCTGCCCTCACTCTGGAGAGGTACTGTAAAGAGACTCAGCTTCCTCGAGCCCACACAGAATCTATGGGACAATGATTCAGAGCTACTAGCAGGTCTAGAAGAGGGACAACTATAGAGTTTTAGGACCTGGAAATTGCAACTTGTGACTTGGAAACAATTTGGTAAACAAATGTAAGTTGAAGTTATTCATGGGGATATTCCTATTGTAGTGTGACTACATGTAGTACATAACTGTTTGTAAACCAACATACAATTCCTCATTAAAAGGGAATCAGTTGGTGTAAGATAATAAAATGAGTACTTGAGCATCTTTGAAGCATATTTCTCAGCCCCATTTTATTACCAATCTCACATTAAAGCATAT from Oncorhynchus keta strain PuntledgeMale-10-30-2019 chromosome 27, Oket_V2, whole genome shotgun sequence carries:
- the LOC118359811 gene encoding twist-related protein 2-like; translation: MREDPSSCGEYPEGGVVSSEEEPDCAPIKYPVVLVTPGAGGRKSVTRKDNISSPTEDNKSTTGGPHSLIPSGPKRPKKSPQPSLSPLPIPGQALEDPQHQRVIANVRERQRTQSLNDAFASLRKIIPTLPSDKLSKIQILKLASRYIDFLYQVLQSDEMDAKLASCNYLAHERLSYAFSVWRMEGAWSMSATH